The following proteins are encoded in a genomic region of Chitinivorax tropicus:
- a CDS encoding DUF3261 domain-containing protein, with the protein MPAWVALLVAAGLSACSTPSKPPALLQLAPATLGQALSLQQRVTVDRDGQQHTLDAVLEVDHDQLTLVGMALGQRVLTLHHDGTQLHSHTHPLLPSQVQAADILSDLQLALWPAARIVEALPTGWRLDATPTTRTLFQGQQRVAEIHYTAQPPWLGRIELHNLRYEYQLTIESAMQEN; encoded by the coding sequence ATGCCCGCCTGGGTCGCGTTGCTGGTCGCTGCGGGGCTGAGTGCCTGCAGCACACCCAGCAAGCCCCCCGCGCTGTTGCAGCTCGCCCCGGCGACGCTGGGGCAGGCGCTCAGCCTGCAGCAACGCGTGACGGTCGATCGGGATGGACAGCAGCACACGCTGGATGCGGTGCTTGAGGTCGATCACGATCAATTGACTCTGGTCGGCATGGCTTTGGGACAGCGGGTGCTGACACTACACCACGATGGCACCCAGCTCCATTCGCACACCCACCCGCTATTACCTTCCCAGGTTCAGGCGGCGGATATCTTGAGTGACTTGCAATTGGCGCTCTGGCCTGCCGCACGTATTGTGGAGGCCCTGCCAACCGGTTGGCGGCTGGATGCCACCCCGACCACACGCACACTTTTTCAAGGCCAGCAACGGGTTGCAGAGATTCACTATACCGCTCAGCCACCCTGGCTTGGACGGATCGAGTTGCACAACCTACGCTATGAATATCAGCTGACCATTGAATCAGCGATGCAGGAAAACTGA
- the fabG gene encoding 3-oxoacyl-ACP reductase FabG yields MNSTVLVTGSSRGIGKAIALRLARDGYDVVLHCRSQREEANAVKQAIEAMGRQARVLQFDVCDREATASALLDDIETHGCYYGIVCNAGIARDNAFPAMSGEDWDAVISTNLDGFFNVLNPLTMPMVRRRAPGRIVTLSSVSGVMGNRGQVNYSAAKAGIIGATKALALELAKRAITVNCVAPGLIDTDMTQDAPQEEILKVIPARRIGQPEEVAATVSFLLSPEAGYITRQVICVDGGLS; encoded by the coding sequence ATGAATTCAACGGTTTTGGTCACGGGCTCCAGCCGGGGCATCGGCAAGGCGATTGCATTGCGCCTGGCCCGTGATGGTTACGATGTAGTGTTGCATTGCCGCAGCCAGCGTGAGGAAGCAAATGCGGTCAAGCAAGCCATTGAAGCCATGGGCCGCCAGGCCCGGGTGCTGCAATTCGATGTCTGCGACCGTGAGGCCACCGCCAGTGCGTTGTTGGATGATATCGAAACCCATGGCTGTTATTACGGTATTGTCTGCAACGCAGGGATTGCCCGTGACAACGCGTTTCCAGCCATGTCCGGCGAGGACTGGGATGCAGTGATCAGCACCAATCTGGACGGCTTTTTCAATGTGCTGAACCCCCTGACCATGCCGATGGTGCGCCGACGCGCACCAGGACGGATCGTCACGCTGTCATCAGTGTCGGGTGTCATGGGCAACCGAGGGCAAGTCAACTACAGCGCAGCCAAGGCCGGCATCATCGGCGCCACCAAAGCCCTGGCGCTGGAGCTGGCCAAACGCGCCATCACCGTCAACTGTGTCGCGCCAGGGCTGATCGACACCGACATGACGCAAGATGCACCGCAGGAAGAAATTCTGAAGGTGATCCCCGCCAGACGTATCGGCCAGCCAGAGGAAGTCGCCGCCACGGTGAGCTTCCTGCTCTCACCCGAGGCCGGTTACATCACCCGGCAAGTGATCTGCGTGGATGGAGGTCTGTCATGA
- a CDS encoding hotdog family protein translates to MSDFPPIHELVPHGGRMVLLDRVIAADADSLTAEVTIHFDSMFCDGQQMGAWVGIEYMAQAIAAFAGLHARQQGEKIKVGFLLGTRRYSASQPYFAVGDTLRVTVNKELQGDSGLASFDCAIKSDNIDVRAVLTVFQPADPQMYLEGQEA, encoded by the coding sequence ATGAGTGATTTCCCCCCCATCCACGAACTGGTTCCCCATGGCGGGCGCATGGTGCTGCTCGATCGCGTGATTGCCGCCGATGCGGACAGCCTGACTGCAGAAGTCACCATCCATTTCGACAGCATGTTCTGTGATGGCCAGCAGATGGGCGCATGGGTCGGTATCGAATATATGGCGCAGGCCATCGCGGCATTTGCCGGCCTGCATGCCCGCCAACAGGGCGAGAAGATCAAGGTCGGCTTTTTGCTGGGCACTCGCCGTTACAGCGCCAGCCAACCTTATTTTGCAGTAGGTGACACCTTACGGGTCACCGTGAACAAAGAGCTACAGGGTGACAGTGGATTGGCATCGTTCGATTGCGCCATCAAGAGCGACAACATCGATGTCCGGGCCGTGCTGACTGTATTCCAGCCAGCCGACCCACAAATGTATCTGGAAGGACAGGAAGCATGA
- a CDS encoding beta-ketoacyl-ACP synthase, with product MSRRVVITGMAGISPLGNDWESVRESLLSYRNAIVRMEDWAQYEGLNTLLGSKARPFTLPAHYNRKTTRSMGRVALMATRATEMALADAGLLGDPIVKSGKMGIAYGSSAGTPASIGDFGRMIHAKTTEGINANTYIKMMSHTAAVNIGVFFGVTGRVITTSSACTSGSQGIGYAYEAIKHGRQTAMIAGGAEELDATEAAIFDTLFATSIKNDHPEQTPRPFDTKRDGLVLGEGAGTLILEELEHAQARGARIYAEIIGFGTNCDGTHVTHPSPDTMRIAMAMALEEAMIPAREIAYINAHGTATDQGDIAESEATYQLFQGQTPISTLKSYMGHTLGACGALEAWMSIQMMREGWFSPNLNLTDIDERCPALDYIMYERRQLDAEYIMSNNFAFGGINTSLIFRHFR from the coding sequence ATGAGCCGCCGTGTCGTGATCACCGGCATGGCCGGCATCAGCCCACTGGGCAATGATTGGGAAAGTGTGCGTGAATCACTGCTGAGCTATCGGAATGCCATCGTCCGCATGGAAGATTGGGCCCAGTATGAGGGGCTCAATACCCTACTTGGCTCGAAAGCCAGGCCTTTCACCCTACCCGCCCACTACAACCGCAAAACCACTCGCAGCATGGGCCGCGTGGCGCTGATGGCCACCCGCGCCACAGAAATGGCATTGGCCGATGCAGGCCTACTGGGCGACCCGATTGTCAAAAGCGGGAAGATGGGGATCGCCTATGGCTCGTCCGCCGGCACCCCTGCATCCATCGGTGATTTTGGTCGCATGATCCACGCCAAGACCACCGAAGGCATCAATGCCAATACCTACATCAAAATGATGAGCCACACCGCCGCCGTCAACATCGGTGTCTTTTTTGGTGTGACAGGCCGCGTCATCACCACATCCAGCGCATGCACCTCGGGCAGCCAGGGCATTGGCTATGCTTACGAAGCCATCAAACATGGTCGACAAACAGCCATGATCGCCGGTGGCGCGGAGGAGCTGGATGCTACCGAAGCAGCCATATTCGACACTTTATTCGCCACCAGCATCAAGAACGACCACCCCGAGCAGACCCCTCGCCCCTTTGACACCAAGCGCGACGGACTGGTACTGGGTGAAGGGGCTGGCACTTTGATTCTGGAGGAATTGGAACATGCCCAGGCCCGTGGTGCCCGCATCTACGCGGAAATCATCGGCTTTGGCACCAATTGCGATGGCACCCACGTCACCCACCCCAGCCCAGATACCATGCGTATCGCCATGGCCATGGCACTGGAGGAGGCGATGATCCCGGCCCGTGAGATCGCCTACATCAATGCCCACGGCACCGCCACGGACCAAGGCGATATCGCGGAAAGCGAAGCAACCTACCAGCTATTCCAGGGGCAGACACCCATCAGCACCCTCAAGAGCTATATGGGCCACACCCTGGGCGCCTGTGGTGCACTGGAAGCCTGGATGAGCATCCAGATGATGCGCGAAGGCTGGTTCAGCCCGAACCTGAATCTGACAGATATCGACGAACGCTGCCCGGCCTTGGATTACATCATGTACGAGCGGCGCCAATTGGATGCCGAATACATCATGAGCAACAACTTCGCCTTCGGCGGTATCAACACCTCGTTGATCTTCCGACATTTCCGTTGA
- a CDS encoding outer membrane lipoprotein carrier protein LolA produces the protein MKSFVLCISLISLPAWADSSSLAGIQQQLSRPDVLCGQFAQAKTLLGLKKPVKSGGRFCMVNGKGVLWRTQHPFSQDLKLTRDEIIESQGARVTKVLNTRQEPAVRIINSLLFSLMNGDLQQLEQNFSISTQQAGKQWQATLAPKAGNGIDKVIKQVVLSGNAQVQQILLTDQGGDQTDIQFYNLMSGHHALQADEAKQFE, from the coding sequence ATGAAATCGTTTGTGCTGTGCATCAGCCTGATCAGCCTGCCCGCTTGGGCCGACAGCTCCAGCTTGGCTGGCATTCAGCAACAGTTGAGTCGTCCGGATGTGCTGTGCGGCCAGTTTGCCCAGGCAAAGACCTTGTTGGGGCTGAAAAAGCCCGTGAAGTCCGGCGGACGATTCTGCATGGTCAATGGCAAAGGCGTGCTGTGGCGGACACAACACCCCTTCAGTCAGGACCTCAAACTGACCCGCGATGAAATCATCGAAAGCCAAGGGGCCCGGGTGACCAAGGTGCTGAATACCAGACAGGAACCTGCTGTACGCATCATCAACAGCCTGTTGTTCTCACTGATGAATGGCGACTTGCAACAACTTGAGCAGAATTTCAGCATCAGCACGCAGCAGGCTGGCAAGCAATGGCAAGCCACGCTGGCACCCAAGGCAGGGAATGGTATCGACAAAGTCATCAAGCAGGTAGTGCTGTCGGGCAATGCCCAGGTACAGCAGATCCTGCTGACCGACCAAGGTGGTGATCAGACGGACATCCAGTTTTACAACCTGATGTCGGGCCACCATGCCTTGCAAGCAGATGAGGCCAAGCAGTTTGAGTGA
- a CDS encoding NAD(P)/FAD-dependent oxidoreductase, with amino-acid sequence MQRLERHDILIIGAGPAGSVAAALLRQQGREVLIIERETFPRFSIGESLLPQSMAYLEEAGMLRAVVEAGFQYKNGAAFMRGSRYTDFDFRDKHSEGWGTTYQVQRAHFDHVLAQDAERQGAIIRYRHEVIAADMAGERPCLTIKPPEGEQYLIEANFVLDASGFGRILPRLLDLETPSDFPVRGAIFTHIEDRIPVGTFDRNKIRITIHPEHVDVWYWLIPFADGRCSLGVVAKQDFLSQYQGSDTARLQALVFEDPSLKALLANAQWDTPARHIVGYAANVKSLHGKGFALLGNAGEFLDPVFSSGVTIAFKSASLACECLRRESNGETVDWQQDYGLALKKGVDTFRAFVESWYAGGFQRVIFHEHPPAEVRRKICAILAGYAWDQSNPYVAETKRRLAVLETVCQ; translated from the coding sequence ATGCAACGCCTGGAACGCCACGACATTTTGATCATTGGAGCCGGCCCGGCTGGCTCGGTGGCTGCGGCCCTGCTGAGGCAGCAAGGGCGCGAGGTGCTGATCATCGAGCGGGAGACCTTTCCTCGCTTTTCCATCGGTGAAAGCCTGCTGCCACAAAGCATGGCCTATCTGGAAGAGGCGGGCATGCTGCGAGCAGTGGTCGAAGCAGGGTTTCAATACAAAAACGGCGCTGCATTCATGCGAGGGAGTCGCTATACCGACTTCGATTTCCGTGACAAACACTCTGAAGGCTGGGGCACCACCTATCAGGTCCAGCGGGCTCATTTCGACCATGTATTAGCCCAGGACGCCGAGCGGCAAGGTGCGATCATTCGCTATCGTCATGAAGTCATCGCGGCTGACATGGCCGGTGAACGCCCTTGCCTGACGATCAAACCCCCAGAAGGTGAGCAATACTTGATCGAGGCCAATTTTGTGCTGGATGCCAGCGGTTTCGGTCGTATTCTGCCCCGCCTGCTTGATCTGGAAACCCCCTCCGACTTCCCGGTGCGGGGGGCGATCTTTACCCACATTGAAGACCGCATCCCGGTTGGCACATTCGACCGCAACAAGATCCGCATCACCATCCACCCGGAACATGTCGATGTCTGGTACTGGCTGATTCCCTTTGCCGATGGACGCTGTTCACTGGGGGTTGTCGCCAAACAGGATTTCCTGTCGCAATATCAAGGTAGCGATACGGCACGCCTGCAGGCGCTGGTATTTGAAGACCCTTCACTGAAGGCCTTGCTGGCCAATGCACAATGGGATACCCCGGCTCGCCATATCGTCGGCTATGCCGCCAACGTCAAATCGCTGCATGGCAAGGGCTTTGCTCTGCTTGGCAATGCAGGCGAGTTTCTCGACCCGGTGTTCTCCAGCGGGGTCACCATCGCCTTCAAATCCGCCAGCCTGGCCTGTGAATGCCTACGCAGGGAATCAAACGGCGAAACCGTTGATTGGCAACAAGACTATGGCCTGGCATTGAAAAAAGGTGTCGATACCTTCCGTGCCTTTGTCGAATCATGGTATGCCGGTGGGTTCCAGCGCGTCATTTTCCATGAACACCCTCCTGCAGAAGTCCGCCGCAAGATCTGCGCGATCTTGGCGGGGTATGCCTGGGATCAGTCCAACCCCTATGTCGCTGAGACCAAGCGTCGTCTGGCGGTGCTGGAGACAGTGTGTCAGTGA
- a CDS encoding beta-ketoacyl-ACP synthase, whose protein sequence is MYYLNALGLVCPLGDSKTQVQQRMFRGDTGLLTTDCFSPGRPLALGRVTTSLPACDDWPVGFQSRNNQLAMQALLQIQAAVEAAKLRFGAHRIAVILGTSTSGIAEGERAIQHLIGQGTMPTHFHYAQQEMGSTARFVASQLGVAGPCYVHSTACASAAKAMASAARLLASGVVDAAITGGVDSLCAFTIAGFSALDSVSEGPCNPLSVNRKGINIGEAAALFLMTREPATVALSGWGESSDGYHMSAPEPNGAGARVAIESALARANLTAAQIEYINLHGTATLQNDAMESRITHSLFGGDVPVSSSKGMVGHTLGAAGAIEAAFCWLSMQDDNPTGFLPPHLWDGEPDPTLPTLHTVAVGEQLGHPPQHVLSNSFAFGGANASLVFSRRAS, encoded by the coding sequence ATGTATTACCTGAATGCATTGGGTTTGGTCTGCCCACTTGGCGACAGCAAAACGCAGGTACAGCAGCGCATGTTCCGTGGCGACACGGGGCTGCTGACTACCGATTGCTTCTCCCCCGGGCGACCGCTGGCATTGGGCAGGGTGACTACGTCGCTCCCGGCCTGCGATGACTGGCCCGTCGGTTTTCAAAGCCGCAACAACCAATTGGCCATGCAAGCCTTGCTACAGATACAAGCTGCAGTGGAGGCCGCCAAGTTGCGCTTTGGCGCGCATCGCATCGCTGTCATTCTGGGAACGAGCACATCTGGCATTGCAGAGGGCGAACGCGCCATCCAGCATTTGATCGGGCAGGGCACCATGCCGACACACTTTCACTATGCTCAACAGGAAATGGGCTCCACTGCCCGTTTTGTCGCCAGCCAGCTCGGCGTGGCCGGGCCGTGCTATGTGCACTCCACCGCTTGCGCGTCGGCGGCCAAGGCCATGGCCAGCGCCGCCCGCCTGCTTGCCAGTGGCGTGGTGGATGCAGCCATTACCGGCGGGGTGGACTCACTGTGCGCATTCACCATCGCTGGGTTTTCAGCACTGGATTCGGTCAGTGAAGGGCCCTGCAACCCGCTTTCGGTCAACCGAAAGGGTATCAATATCGGTGAAGCTGCCGCCTTGTTCCTGATGACCCGCGAGCCCGCTACGGTAGCGTTGAGTGGCTGGGGCGAGTCATCCGATGGCTACCACATGTCGGCGCCTGAGCCGAACGGTGCCGGTGCACGCGTCGCCATCGAGTCAGCGCTGGCTCGCGCCAACCTGACCGCTGCGCAGATCGAATACATCAATCTGCATGGTACGGCCACGCTCCAGAATGACGCGATGGAAAGCAGGATCACGCACAGCTTGTTTGGCGGCGATGTGCCTGTCAGCTCCAGCAAGGGCATGGTCGGACATACGCTGGGTGCAGCAGGGGCCATCGAGGCCGCTTTTTGCTGGTTGAGCATGCAAGATGACAACCCAACCGGCTTCCTGCCACCCCATCTTTGGGATGGCGAGCCCGATCCCACCTTGCCCACGCTACACACAGTGGCTGTCGGTGAGCAACTCGGCCACCCGCCCCAACACGTATTGTCGAATTCGTTCGCGTTCGGCGGCGCGAATGCCAGCCTGGTTTTCAGCAGGAGAGCCTCATGA
- a CDS encoding DUF4376 domain-containing protein, whose amino-acid sequence MAKTIYNYHPQIGEFINEAPADESPLEPGTILLPAFATTDKPPTTSSREVAVFADGQWHVKADWRGVSLFSVVDGGAVTIEEIGRTPAEANATDQAMPSPAHTWHDGVWRLDPIKQSVLLNHAKLQALAAIKTERDRRKMLGFQVGGRWFQSDADSRIQHLGLKDQARDLIAGGGEMGDKLIALGKPIHWKTLDGTMVPVTAQLAFDIVAAAGEFDARLFAAAEAHKDAMENCADPAGYDYSAGWPRSFGE is encoded by the coding sequence ATGGCCAAGACCATATACAACTACCACCCCCAAATAGGCGAGTTCATCAACGAAGCGCCAGCTGATGAATCTCCGCTCGAACCAGGGACGATCCTGCTCCCTGCCTTCGCCACCACGGACAAACCTCCTACAACCTCCTCCCGAGAGGTCGCAGTATTCGCTGACGGCCAGTGGCATGTCAAAGCCGACTGGCGTGGCGTCTCCCTGTTTAGCGTGGTGGATGGCGGCGCAGTCACCATCGAAGAGATTGGGCGAACCCCGGCTGAGGCGAATGCGACCGACCAGGCTATGCCAAGCCCTGCCCATACTTGGCATGATGGTGTCTGGCGACTTGATCCGATCAAGCAGTCCGTACTACTTAACCATGCCAAGCTACAGGCGTTGGCCGCCATCAAGACCGAGCGTGATCGGCGGAAGATGCTAGGATTCCAGGTGGGTGGCAGGTGGTTCCAAAGTGATGCCGACAGCCGCATCCAGCACCTGGGATTGAAAGACCAGGCCCGTGATCTGATTGCCGGTGGCGGTGAGATGGGTGACAAACTCATCGCGCTGGGCAAGCCGATCCATTGGAAGACACTGGATGGCACGATGGTGCCCGTCACGGCTCAGCTGGCCTTCGATATTGTGGCGGCTGCGGGTGAATTTGATGCTAGGTTGTTTGCGGCGGCAGAGGCGCATAAGGATGCAATGGAAAACTGTGCTGATCCTGCTGGTTACGACTATTCTGCGGGGTGGCCACGATCCTTCGGGGAGTAG
- a CDS encoding phage tail protein: protein MSEIFFTIITQSGKKKIAKSLAEARPIVLSRMAVGSGVNNDYYPPEETQQNLKAPIWSADINRLVVDVANPNWVVAELSIPDSVMSQLPEPYKSNGFYIREVGVFDKDGDLFAIGKFPESFKPPISNGTNKQIYVRMMLEVTNASSVILQIDPNTAVANKQYVDQQVMNHTKQVDPHPQYATITAIQRQAYTALSTGGTAPAFTATASPAITAYVAGQRFRVGFHAGVSGASTINLNSLGAKPLKQYDYTGTKVNAVIATGQLGDVEYDGADFVILDPLPGFSAPPGEVQFFAMRTAPAGYLKANGAAVSRTTYAALFTAIGTAFGAGDGSTTFNLPDLRGEFLRGFDDGRGIDSGRTFGTLQAQSVQTHQHGIATIEVFNTAAFIINDSSGDGVVSADNSGASICITRSGRYFTDNAGSTETRPRNVALLACIKF from the coding sequence ATGTCTGAAATTTTTTTCACAATCATTACGCAATCGGGTAAGAAAAAAATAGCTAAGTCTTTGGCCGAGGCCAGGCCGATTGTATTATCTAGAATGGCCGTTGGAAGTGGGGTTAATAACGATTATTACCCTCCGGAGGAAACGCAGCAGAATCTGAAGGCACCTATCTGGTCTGCTGATATCAATCGACTGGTTGTCGATGTGGCCAACCCCAATTGGGTCGTGGCAGAGCTCTCCATTCCTGATTCGGTCATGAGCCAGCTGCCAGAGCCATATAAGTCAAATGGATTTTATATTCGTGAGGTGGGTGTATTTGACAAGGATGGTGATCTATTTGCTATTGGTAAATTTCCAGAAAGTTTCAAGCCACCTATTTCAAATGGAACCAATAAGCAGATCTATGTGCGAATGATGCTGGAGGTGACCAATGCATCGAGTGTGATTCTGCAGATTGACCCGAATACCGCAGTGGCGAACAAGCAGTATGTAGATCAGCAGGTCATGAACCATACCAAGCAGGTTGACCCGCACCCGCAATACGCAACGATCACCGCGATTCAGCGTCAGGCTTACACCGCCTTATCCACAGGCGGTACCGCACCGGCGTTCACGGCCACGGCTTCGCCTGCAATTACGGCTTACGTGGCGGGGCAGCGCTTTCGTGTTGGCTTTCATGCGGGGGTGTCGGGGGCATCGACTATCAATCTGAACAGCCTGGGTGCGAAGCCGCTCAAGCAATATGATTACACTGGCACCAAGGTCAATGCGGTGATTGCTACAGGCCAGCTGGGCGACGTGGAATATGACGGCGCCGACTTTGTCATACTCGACCCACTGCCTGGTTTCTCTGCTCCACCTGGTGAGGTGCAGTTTTTCGCTATGCGTACAGCTCCCGCAGGCTATCTGAAGGCGAATGGAGCGGCAGTATCGCGCACCACGTATGCGGCGCTGTTCACGGCAATTGGCACTGCTTTTGGCGCTGGTGATGGATCGACTACATTCAACTTGCCCGATCTTCGTGGCGAATTTTTGCGAGGATTTGATGACGGACGTGGCATTGACAGTGGGCGTACGTTTGGGACGCTCCAAGCGCAGTCGGTTCAAACTCACCAGCATGGCATTGCGACCATTGAAGTCTTCAACACAGCAGCGTTCATCATTAATGATAGCTCCGGAGACGGGGTGGTTTCCGCAGATAACTCAGGGGCTAGCATCTGCATAACAAGGTCTGGCCGGTATTTCACGGACAATGCCGGATCGACTGAAACCCGCCCCCGCAATGTGGCGCTACTCGCCTGCATCAAATTCTGA
- a CDS encoding MMPL family transporter — protein sequence MSDPLHNPPGEPIVNARPWRWLAWLWLVVILAMAGHTGWVWLVQQRTPETDMLALLPAEKHDPAVNAALKQFAGAAQQRVIILLGSHDWQTTRQAAQAYRQVILRYPQWLKPSPAMVLDERALAPWWHHRAALLTATDQQALHNQPPTEIAEQALRDMASPMGQARIGAWRDDPFGLFNHWLSERTAQSPVRPVDGELRVDRDDTTYAVISLELNQSAFSISAQQAVMPILTEAGQAARRAHPSIELLSAGVLLHAAAAAEQANDEISTIGLGSLLGILLLMWLAFRSMRPISLVVLTLATGLLGALSVSALFFDRIHLITLVFGASLIGVAEDYGIHYVSTRIGDATHPLRTMQRLLPGLALAMLTTVVGYIGLGLTPFPGLRQMAVFSAAGLTTSWLTAVLWMPFLSRHSLPETRLSRWYGNTRMRWPQFTGRPSHWVLTGAVVITLGMGISKLTTNDDIRALQSSPPALLADQNKISRLLNIPAPAQFFLVRGQDEATVLAREGQLREQLDSLIQQQQLQGYQAVSQWVPSPTQQQATRSLADQKLWGPHGAAARLAETLDESPAWASALQQHQQATGRLTIADWLGSPLSQTQRHLWLGQIDGEFVSVVALLGVTPHNLQTLQQLAHPQAGISWVDKVAGISALMAHYRTLMGWVIIASYLAVLIVLWPRYRSRAFLILLPTAFASAVVLAWLGWSGTPLQLFHVLALLLILCMGEDYGIFMQEHPNPEDRHAWLAVSLSAASTLLSFGLLGLSATPALRAFGTTLLIGISTVWLTAPCLDRRNTKPSSSF from the coding sequence TTGAGTGATCCGTTGCACAATCCACCTGGCGAACCCATTGTCAACGCCCGCCCATGGCGGTGGCTGGCATGGTTGTGGCTGGTCGTGATCCTGGCCATGGCGGGGCATACCGGCTGGGTCTGGCTGGTGCAGCAACGCACGCCAGAGACCGACATGCTGGCACTGTTGCCTGCCGAGAAGCACGACCCGGCAGTCAACGCCGCACTCAAGCAATTTGCCGGTGCAGCGCAGCAGCGCGTGATCATTCTACTCGGCAGCCATGATTGGCAGACCACCCGCCAAGCGGCACAGGCATACCGTCAAGTCATCCTACGTTACCCGCAATGGCTCAAGCCCTCGCCAGCCATGGTTCTGGACGAGCGCGCACTGGCTCCGTGGTGGCACCATCGCGCCGCCTTGTTGACCGCAACCGATCAGCAGGCCCTGCACAACCAGCCCCCGACTGAAATTGCCGAGCAAGCGCTACGGGACATGGCCAGCCCGATGGGCCAAGCCAGGATTGGGGCTTGGCGGGATGACCCCTTTGGCCTGTTCAACCATTGGCTGAGTGAGCGCACCGCTCAGTCGCCCGTCCGCCCGGTTGATGGGGAATTGCGGGTTGATCGGGACGATACCACCTATGCGGTGATCAGCCTGGAGCTGAACCAAAGCGCCTTCTCAATTAGTGCTCAGCAGGCGGTCATGCCGATCCTCACCGAGGCAGGGCAGGCAGCCAGACGCGCCCACCCTTCCATCGAATTATTGAGCGCCGGGGTACTGCTGCACGCCGCCGCCGCTGCCGAACAGGCAAACGATGAGATATCCACCATCGGCCTAGGCTCGTTGCTGGGTATTTTGTTATTGATGTGGTTGGCCTTTCGGTCAATGCGTCCGATCTCGCTGGTGGTGCTGACCCTGGCCACCGGCTTGCTGGGGGCATTGTCGGTATCGGCTCTGTTCTTTGACAGAATCCATCTCATCACGCTGGTGTTCGGTGCAAGCCTGATCGGCGTGGCGGAAGACTACGGCATTCATTACGTGTCGACCCGCATCGGTGACGCCACCCACCCGCTACGCACCATGCAACGCTTGTTGCCTGGCCTGGCACTGGCGATGTTGACCACGGTTGTCGGCTACATCGGCCTGGGGCTGACACCGTTTCCAGGTCTACGGCAGATGGCTGTCTTCTCCGCTGCAGGGTTGACCACCTCGTGGCTGACTGCCGTGCTATGGATGCCATTCCTGAGCCGGCACTCGCTGCCTGAAACCCGCCTCAGCCGCTGGTATGGCAACACCCGTATGCGCTGGCCGCAATTCACTGGCCGACCTAGCCATTGGGTGCTCACTGGCGCAGTGGTGATCACGCTCGGCATGGGCATCAGCAAGCTGACGACCAATGACGACATCCGCGCGCTGCAAAGCTCGCCACCCGCCTTGCTGGCCGATCAGAACAAAATCAGTCGTCTGCTGAATATACCAGCACCAGCGCAGTTCTTCCTGGTTCGAGGTCAGGACGAAGCCACCGTGCTGGCCCGCGAAGGCCAATTGCGCGAGCAACTGGATTCCCTGATTCAACAGCAACAATTGCAAGGCTATCAAGCCGTATCGCAATGGGTGCCCTCACCCACCCAGCAGCAGGCGACCCGATCCCTGGCTGATCAAAAATTGTGGGGGCCACATGGGGCGGCAGCGCGGTTGGCAGAAACGCTCGACGAATCACCCGCCTGGGCATCAGCGCTGCAACAGCACCAGCAGGCAACCGGGCGGTTGACCATTGCAGACTGGCTCGGCAGCCCACTATCACAAACCCAGCGCCATCTCTGGCTTGGGCAGATCGACGGGGAATTCGTCAGCGTCGTAGCCCTGCTGGGCGTGACCCCGCACAATCTCCAAACACTGCAGCAGCTTGCCCACCCACAAGCTGGCATCAGCTGGGTCGATAAGGTCGCAGGCATTTCAGCCCTGATGGCCCATTACCGGACGCTGATGGGCTGGGTGATCATCGCCAGCTACCTGGCCGTGCTGATCGTACTATGGCCGCGCTACCGCAGTCGCGCCTTCCTGATCCTGCTCCCGACCGCATTCGCCAGCGCCGTGGTATTGGCTTGGCTGGGTTGGAGCGGCACGCCATTGCAGTTATTCCATGTGCTGGCCTTGTTGCTGATTCTGTGCATGGGCGAGGACTACGGCATTTTCATGCAGGAACACCCCAACCCCGAAGATCGACATGCTTGGCTGGCAGTCAGCCTGTCCGCAGCCAGCACGTTGCTGTCATTCGGCTTGTTGGGGCTGAGTGCCACCCCGGCTTTAAGGGCATTTGGCACCACCCTGCTGATCGGTATCAGCACCGTCTGGCTGACCGCACCGTGCCTTGATCGCCGTAATACGAAACCATCATCGTCTTTTTGA